One window from the genome of Nicotiana sylvestris chromosome 9, ASM39365v2, whole genome shotgun sequence encodes:
- the LOC138878084 gene encoding uncharacterized mitochondrial protein AtMg00810-like, protein MNQKKYALELVFEMGLAGSRTAATPLEFNHNLSSVELDKFLHTNDNSVDKELEDRSSYQRLIGRLLYLTMTRPDITFVVQAHMDATIRVVRYINGTVGLGLLMPVGGST, encoded by the exons atgaatcaaaagaagtatGCACTTGAGCTAGTGTTTGAAATGGGATTAGCAGGCAGTAGAACTGCTGCTACTCCTCTTGAGTTCAATCACAATCTCTCCTCTGTAGAACTAGACAAGTTTTTGCACACTAATGATAACTCAGTTGACAAAGAGCTAGAAGATAGAAGCAGCTACCAAAGGCTGATTGGCAGATTATTATACCTGACTATGACTAGACCTGATATTACCTTTGTAGTTCAG GCTCATATGGATGCAACCATAAGAGTAGTCAGATACATTAATGGCACAGTAGGTCTTGGATTGTTAATGCCAGTAGGTGGAAGCACATAA